Proteins from one Caulobacter sp. 73W genomic window:
- a CDS encoding SGNH/GDSL hydrolase family protein, with protein sequence MWAAAGRGQVLVENATIRFTVRIAASGDSLRLRLSNEFGLPLKIGAASVRIADGPSVPVTFNGAPTSVLPLEGGGVSDAVPLAVRAFDLVEVSLFLPERTALNTVHGAGGAKTAISAPGDFTATPFEPVARSDNRPLLASVEVAGPARPVVVAYGNSITDNTGCANDATPICRWGDLLGRRLAAAGKPHVVVTQAISGNRLLAGGSGPTAIDRFTRDVLSQTGVSHVIVLEGINDIGQSGRVRPDGSKGPVTTAEQLISGYEQLIARAHERGVKVMALTILPFEGANYYTAAGEALRMQVNDWIRTSGSFDGVFDMEKVMADPTNPKRLNPALQRGDNLHPDGVGEAVMGEAIPLDWFN encoded by the coding sequence ATGTGGGCCGCCGCCGGACGAGGGCAGGTCCTCGTGGAGAACGCGACGATCCGCTTCACAGTCCGCATCGCAGCGAGCGGCGACAGTTTGCGGCTCCGGCTCTCGAATGAGTTTGGGCTGCCCCTCAAGATCGGCGCGGCAAGCGTGCGCATCGCTGATGGCCCGTCGGTTCCGGTGACATTCAACGGCGCACCAACGAGCGTCCTCCCGCTCGAGGGCGGCGGAGTCAGTGACGCCGTCCCTCTAGCGGTGCGGGCCTTTGACCTTGTCGAGGTATCTTTGTTCCTCCCAGAACGAACCGCCCTAAATACGGTCCATGGAGCCGGCGGCGCAAAGACGGCGATCTCGGCTCCCGGCGATTTCACGGCCACGCCGTTCGAGCCAGTCGCTCGCTCTGACAATCGCCCGCTGCTCGCCTCTGTCGAGGTGGCCGGACCGGCCCGCCCTGTTGTCGTCGCTTACGGCAACTCGATCACCGACAATACCGGCTGCGCCAACGATGCGACGCCGATCTGCCGATGGGGCGACCTATTGGGCCGCAGACTGGCCGCGGCGGGCAAACCGCACGTGGTCGTGACCCAAGCGATCAGCGGCAACCGCCTGCTGGCCGGCGGATCTGGCCCGACCGCCATTGATCGGTTCACGCGCGATGTCCTCAGCCAGACTGGGGTCAGCCACGTGATCGTGCTCGAAGGCATAAACGACATCGGCCAATCGGGCCGCGTGCGCCCAGACGGCTCCAAAGGACCGGTCACCACAGCCGAGCAGCTCATCTCCGGCTACGAACAACTGATCGCCCGTGCGCACGAGCGTGGCGTGAAGGTCATGGCTCTAACCATCCTGCCATTTGAAGGCGCCAACTACTACACGGCGGCCGGCGAGGCGCTGCGGATGCAGGTCAACGACTGGATCCGAACCTCAGGCTCCTTCGACGGCGTCTTCGACATGGAGAAGGTCATGGCCGACCCGACCAACCCAAAGCGCCTCAACCCGGCCTTGCAGCGGGGTGACAACCTCCACCCTGATGGAGTCGGCGAGGCGGTGATGGGTGAAGCGATCCCGCTGGACTGGTTCAACTGA
- a CDS encoding Ldh family oxidoreductase: MFSDDDVVVLSVDEVQAVCAEVLEKAGLSPETADCIARTITAGERDACASHGVYRLPGCVLTINSPRFNKQAKPTITSVTPAFLRADADFGYSIPAFVAAIPQLVEKAKAMGVAILAINNCFHFSALWPEIERLTDHGLAAIAVTPSHGWVAPAGGKSGLLGTNPIAFGWPRPGAHPYVFDFATSAVARGDLSLHDMAGKPIPEGWGLDSEGRPTTSAREALDGAMLTFGGHKGSALSTMIELLAGPLIGDMTSTQSLEFDDEAKAAPCHGELIIAFDPKLLAGDAAQSSVDSAEALLNAFGEQGARLPSERRYAARARSLAQGVRIPRPLYDRISELR; the protein is encoded by the coding sequence GTGTTTTCAGACGACGATGTGGTGGTGCTCTCTGTCGACGAGGTCCAGGCGGTCTGCGCCGAGGTCCTGGAGAAGGCGGGCCTGTCGCCTGAAACGGCCGACTGCATCGCCCGCACGATCACCGCCGGGGAGCGCGACGCCTGCGCCTCGCACGGGGTCTATCGCCTGCCCGGCTGCGTGCTGACCATCAACTCGCCGCGTTTCAACAAGCAGGCCAAGCCGACGATCACCAGCGTCACGCCGGCTTTCCTGCGCGCGGACGCCGACTTCGGCTACTCGATTCCCGCCTTCGTGGCGGCGATCCCCCAGCTGGTCGAGAAGGCCAAGGCCATGGGCGTGGCCATTCTGGCGATCAACAACTGCTTCCACTTCTCGGCCCTGTGGCCGGAGATCGAACGGCTCACCGATCATGGCCTCGCCGCCATCGCCGTGACCCCAAGCCACGGCTGGGTCGCCCCGGCGGGCGGCAAGAGCGGCCTGCTCGGCACCAACCCTATCGCGTTTGGCTGGCCGCGCCCCGGCGCGCATCCTTACGTCTTCGACTTCGCCACCAGCGCTGTGGCGCGGGGCGATCTTTCCCTGCACGACATGGCGGGCAAGCCCATCCCGGAAGGCTGGGGCCTCGACTCCGAAGGTCGGCCGACCACCAGCGCGCGTGAAGCCCTCGACGGCGCCATGCTGACCTTCGGCGGCCACAAGGGATCGGCCCTCTCGACCATGATCGAACTGCTCGCCGGCCCGCTGATCGGCGACATGACCAGCACGCAGTCGCTGGAATTCGACGACGAGGCCAAGGCCGCCCCCTGCCACGGCGAACTGATCATCGCCTTCGATCCCAAGCTGCTGGCCGGCGACGCCGCGCAGTCCAGCGTCGACAGCGCCGAAGCCCTGCTGAACGCCTTTGGCGAACAGGGCGCCCGCCTGCCGTCGGAGAGGCGCTACGCCGCCCGGGCCCGGTCGCTGGCGCAAGGCGTACGCATCCCCCGGCCGCTCTACGACCGCATCAGCGAGCTGAGGTGA
- a CDS encoding FadR/GntR family transcriptional regulator, translated as MKRSRWTGSTDAKRGLMKTSARNEGPPTAPRTGAKLYQQIASQIAKAIAEGRYGPGSRLPAERDLADEFGVSRPTIREAMIALEIRGLVGARQGSGIYVNAAGAEPPQAGPDLDVGAFELMEARILFEGEAAALAAQSIDPSQLSELYTMVEQMERSDRTSEAFDADRRFHLAIARATANSLIVSTVEMLWNVREGSPLCAHMFAQAHSGGVAPRASEHRAIVEALASRQPHRAREAMRGHLKRVVDDLLEVTRLDMIRKAQADFTSHREQLQARMAL; from the coding sequence GTGAAGCGATCCCGCTGGACTGGTTCAACTGATGCCAAGAGGGGTCTCATGAAGACGTCCGCGCGCAACGAAGGCCCGCCGACCGCGCCCCGGACCGGCGCCAAGCTCTATCAGCAGATCGCCTCTCAGATCGCAAAGGCGATCGCTGAAGGCCGCTATGGTCCCGGCTCACGTCTGCCGGCCGAGCGCGATCTGGCCGATGAGTTCGGAGTCAGTCGGCCGACGATCCGAGAAGCGATGATCGCGCTGGAGATCCGCGGCTTGGTTGGCGCACGGCAAGGTTCGGGAATCTACGTGAACGCAGCCGGCGCCGAGCCTCCTCAGGCCGGCCCGGATCTAGACGTCGGGGCGTTCGAACTCATGGAGGCCAGGATTCTGTTCGAGGGCGAAGCTGCGGCGCTCGCGGCCCAGTCGATAGACCCATCTCAGCTTTCCGAGCTCTACACGATGGTCGAGCAGATGGAGCGCTCGGATAGGACCTCTGAGGCCTTTGACGCGGACCGCCGCTTTCATCTGGCCATCGCGCGGGCCACGGCGAACTCGCTGATCGTCTCTACAGTAGAGATGCTGTGGAATGTGCGCGAAGGCTCGCCGCTTTGCGCTCACATGTTCGCCCAAGCCCATAGCGGCGGCGTCGCGCCAAGGGCGAGCGAGCACCGCGCCATCGTCGAGGCTTTGGCGTCGCGCCAGCCGCACCGAGCGCGCGAGGCCATGCGGGGCCATCTAAAGCGCGTCGTTGATGATCTGCTGGAGGTCACCCGATTGGACATGATCCGCAAGGCTCAAGCTGACTTCACCAGTCACCGTGAACAACTTCAGGCCCGCATGGCGCTCTAG
- a CDS encoding TonB-dependent receptor, which produces MILKSYLLIGASGLALLMAPQMASAQSASASAAAQDEPQAVEEIVVQGFRASLETSQAIKQNSDEMIDSIVAEDIGKLPDVTGAESLARVPGVSVERSGGEAASVRVRGLPDLTTTYNGREIFTAEGRSVALQDFPSGTIARFDVYKTGAANLIEGGIAGLIDVRSRKPFDFKGARVAGGVTGLHWRQSDRTGFDANLLLSNRWDTSIGEIGVLVEGFYTDNNFADPGRVNNQTIQLRPATATFPGARYPAVVTFEYPSATRWRPAGQAAVQWRPNEALELYGDFLYQGFRGRGRSRALQVQAGSAATISDVTYCEGSSTLICEMTATGGNPVGAYQVGQWSGTNTYQGGGGFIWKAGQARIKGDVAYTDSTFTSTNFQMNTQTNQTGTRIFNFDDQDGGGGGSAQVLGINLLDREAWRMTGYAENGSQAHGTSLQGRLDADIPLELSIFDMLQVGVRYSDRDAEVENYNTGNINAPAGTPAQLAALQFANLPLEFRNVPAGFKGDDSNHPTTWLSATRESVIQYMDLIRTLSGRATGMPLRVPQYTSNEESYAAYAQVHYGFDLGSVPVDGQIGLRAVRTKTSLDGTVTVGTTTPTPYSRSNEYDDFLPNVSARFKLTPELQARLSFTKTRTRPSFGQLNPTLTIGATTNCTDPSNPATCFRTATGGNPDLQPIESNNYDASLEYYFSRSGSATIQVFRRDVDGFINNRTRIINDPELGPLNINSPENGQKGRIQGVEVGFRTFLRTDFLPSWTNNLGVLGNYTYLDHGSELSQAVAATLPGQQPITNTSKHLANASVFYEDKKVSLRASYNYRSWFQTYAAVTDPAVTGTQPTLPMREEGRGVVDLSGSFNPTPQVSVFFNVANALGNPARNARQFNVQGDSYPWQVRYLESVYRMGLRFRY; this is translated from the coding sequence GTGATTTTGAAGTCTTACCTGCTCATCGGCGCCTCGGGATTGGCCCTGCTGATGGCGCCCCAGATGGCGTCGGCGCAGAGCGCATCGGCCTCGGCGGCCGCCCAAGACGAGCCGCAGGCCGTCGAAGAGATCGTCGTCCAGGGTTTTCGCGCCAGTTTGGAAACAAGCCAGGCGATCAAGCAAAACTCCGACGAGATGATCGATTCGATCGTCGCCGAAGACATTGGCAAACTGCCGGATGTCACGGGCGCCGAGTCCCTGGCCCGCGTGCCTGGCGTGTCGGTGGAGCGCTCAGGCGGCGAGGCGGCGAGCGTGCGCGTGCGCGGCCTGCCTGATCTGACCACCACCTATAACGGTCGCGAGATCTTCACAGCGGAAGGCCGGTCGGTCGCCCTTCAGGACTTCCCGTCCGGCACCATCGCTCGCTTCGACGTCTATAAGACCGGTGCGGCGAACCTCATTGAAGGCGGCATCGCAGGTCTGATCGATGTGCGCTCACGCAAGCCCTTCGACTTCAAGGGCGCCCGGGTGGCCGGCGGCGTGACCGGGCTGCATTGGCGCCAATCGGACCGCACCGGCTTTGACGCCAACCTGCTGCTGAGCAACCGCTGGGATACGTCGATCGGCGAGATCGGCGTGCTCGTCGAAGGCTTCTACACCGACAACAACTTCGCCGATCCGGGGCGGGTCAACAACCAGACGATCCAGTTGCGGCCAGCCACGGCGACCTTCCCGGGGGCGCGTTATCCGGCCGTCGTCACATTCGAGTATCCCAGCGCGACCCGTTGGCGTCCCGCCGGGCAGGCCGCCGTCCAGTGGCGCCCGAACGAAGCGCTCGAGCTCTACGGCGACTTTCTCTATCAGGGCTTCCGCGGCCGCGGCCGCTCACGGGCGCTGCAAGTCCAGGCGGGCTCCGCGGCGACGATCTCCGACGTGACCTATTGTGAGGGCAGCAGCACGCTGATCTGCGAGATGACCGCCACGGGCGGCAATCCGGTCGGCGCCTATCAGGTCGGCCAATGGTCGGGGACCAACACCTACCAGGGCGGCGGCGGCTTCATCTGGAAGGCGGGGCAGGCGAGGATCAAGGGGGATGTCGCCTACACCGACAGCACCTTCACCTCGACCAATTTCCAGATGAACACCCAGACCAACCAGACCGGCACCCGGATCTTCAACTTTGACGATCAGGACGGCGGCGGAGGCGGTAGCGCCCAGGTTCTCGGGATCAATCTCCTCGACCGCGAGGCATGGCGGATGACGGGATACGCCGAGAACGGCAGCCAGGCCCACGGCACGAGCCTGCAAGGGAGGCTCGACGCCGACATCCCGCTCGAGCTTTCGATTTTCGACATGCTGCAGGTCGGCGTTCGCTACAGCGACCGTGACGCGGAAGTCGAAAACTACAACACCGGCAATATCAACGCCCCGGCGGGCACGCCGGCGCAGTTGGCGGCCCTGCAATTTGCCAACCTGCCGCTGGAGTTCCGCAATGTCCCGGCGGGCTTCAAGGGCGACGACAGCAACCATCCCACCACTTGGCTGTCGGCCACGCGTGAGAGCGTCATCCAGTATATGGACCTGATCCGCACGCTGTCGGGCCGCGCCACGGGCATGCCGCTCCGGGTCCCGCAGTACACCTCCAATGAAGAATCCTACGCAGCCTATGCGCAGGTCCACTACGGGTTCGACCTCGGTTCAGTGCCCGTGGACGGCCAGATCGGCCTTCGCGCAGTGCGCACCAAGACGAGCCTGGATGGCACCGTGACCGTGGGCACGACGACGCCCACGCCTTATTCGCGCTCTAACGAGTACGACGACTTCCTGCCCAACGTCAGCGCCCGCTTCAAGCTGACGCCGGAACTGCAGGCGCGTCTGAGCTTCACTAAGACGCGCACCCGACCCAGCTTTGGGCAGCTCAATCCAACCTTGACCATCGGCGCCACGACCAACTGCACCGATCCGAGCAACCCGGCGACCTGCTTCAGGACCGCCACCGGCGGCAACCCGGACCTGCAGCCCATCGAGTCCAACAACTACGATGCTTCGCTGGAGTACTATTTCTCGCGTTCCGGCTCCGCCACAATCCAGGTGTTCCGCCGCGATGTGGATGGCTTCATCAACAACCGCACGCGAATCATCAACGATCCCGAGCTTGGACCTTTGAACATCAACAGCCCGGAGAACGGCCAGAAGGGCCGGATCCAGGGCGTGGAGGTCGGCTTCCGCACCTTCCTGCGCACCGACTTCCTGCCCAGCTGGACCAACAATCTGGGCGTGCTTGGCAACTACACCTATCTGGACCACGGCTCGGAACTCTCCCAGGCCGTCGCTGCGACGCTGCCGGGGCAGCAGCCGATCACCAACACCTCCAAGCACCTGGCCAACGCCTCGGTGTTCTACGAGGACAAGAAGGTCTCGCTGCGCGCCTCCTACAACTATCGTTCGTGGTTCCAGACCTATGCCGCGGTGACCGACCCGGCCGTGACAGGAACCCAGCCCACTCTGCCCATGCGCGAAGAGGGCCGTGGCGTGGTCGACCTTTCGGGGTCGTTCAACCCGACCCCGCAGGTCAGCGTGTTCTTCAACGTCGCCAACGCCCTGGGCAATCCGGCTCGCAACGCCCGCCAGTTCAACGTGCAGGGCGATAGCTACCCTTGGCAGGTGCGCTACCTGGAGTCGGTTTACCGCATGGGACTGCGCTTCCGTTACTGA
- a CDS encoding glycoside hydrolase family 32 protein, which produces MNDPNGLVFYDGEYHLFYQYNPHGDRWGHMSWGHAVSADLISWRHLPIAIPETEVMAFSGSAVIDWKNTSGFGRDGAPAMVAIYTGHDPKTGNQSQFVAYSNDRGRTFTRHGKVIDIGSTDFRDPKVFWHEGTMRWVMAVTKAVEKKVAFYSSPDLKTWKHESDFGPTPSAKSHNWECPDLFELPVENGKPGERRWVLAVSQGSGAQDGGSGGQYFVGAFDGRKFTLEPGWNDAPHWQDLGADFYASQSWSDVPDGRRIWIAWATDLRYSRAMPTYPARGLMTLPRTVTLRREGADWRLAQAPVGELERRRGKPTRLRNVALSDRPREIRLGDSVDMILTFDPGKSSEVAVSLTDEQGYALVVGYTPQTREVWVDRTRAGPHFHDSFADRNLATVPSSDDPITLRLVVDRSIVEVFAADGTRTLTSRFFRGEGKLRWTLSARGEGAIVQSLDAWPVEPTAPF; this is translated from the coding sequence ATGAACGACCCCAACGGCCTGGTCTTCTACGACGGCGAGTATCATCTGTTTTACCAGTACAATCCCCATGGCGACCGCTGGGGGCATATGAGCTGGGGACACGCCGTCAGCGCCGACCTGATCAGCTGGCGTCACCTGCCTATCGCCATTCCTGAGACCGAAGTCATGGCCTTCTCAGGCAGCGCCGTGATCGACTGGAAGAACACCTCGGGCTTCGGACGCGACGGGGCGCCGGCGATGGTGGCGATCTATACGGGCCACGATCCGAAGACCGGCAACCAGTCTCAATTCGTGGCTTACAGCAACGATCGCGGCCGTACGTTCACCCGACATGGCAAGGTGATCGATATCGGCTCGACCGATTTTCGCGACCCCAAGGTCTTCTGGCACGAAGGCACGATGCGCTGGGTGATGGCGGTGACGAAGGCCGTGGAGAAGAAGGTGGCCTTCTATTCATCGCCCGACCTGAAAACCTGGAAACACGAAAGCGATTTTGGCCCGACCCCATCCGCCAAGAGCCACAACTGGGAATGCCCCGATCTCTTTGAGCTGCCAGTGGAGAACGGCAAGCCTGGTGAGCGCAGATGGGTGCTGGCGGTCAGCCAGGGCAGCGGCGCCCAGGATGGCGGATCCGGCGGCCAGTATTTCGTCGGCGCCTTTGACGGCCGCAAGTTCACCCTGGAGCCGGGGTGGAACGACGCGCCTCACTGGCAGGACTTAGGGGCGGATTTCTATGCCAGCCAGTCGTGGAGCGACGTCCCTGATGGGCGCCGCATCTGGATCGCCTGGGCCACCGATCTTCGCTACTCGCGGGCCATGCCCACCTATCCTGCACGGGGGCTGATGACCTTGCCGAGAACCGTCACGCTGCGCCGTGAAGGCGCCGACTGGCGCCTGGCTCAAGCACCGGTTGGCGAGTTGGAGCGCCGCCGCGGCAAACCCACCCGACTTCGCAATGTCGCACTGTCCGACCGTCCGCGAGAGATACGCTTGGGCGACAGTGTGGACATGATCCTTACCTTCGACCCCGGCAAGAGCTCTGAGGTAGCGGTCAGCCTGACCGACGAGCAGGGCTACGCCCTAGTAGTTGGCTATACCCCGCAGACTCGCGAGGTTTGGGTTGATCGAACGCGTGCAGGGCCGCATTTCCACGACAGCTTTGCTGATCGCAACCTCGCAACGGTCCCAAGCAGCGACGATCCCATAACGCTTCGGCTTGTGGTGGATCGCTCGATAGTCGAGGTGTTCGCCGCTGACGGGACCCGGACGCTCACGAGTCGCTTCTTCAGGGGTGAAGGCAAATTGAGATGGACGCTTAGCGCTCGGGGCGAGGGTGCGATAGTCCAGTCGCTTGACGCTTGGCCGGTCGAACCGACGGCTCCGTTTTGA